The Candidatus Hydrogenedentota bacterium genome includes the window GGCTCATTTGGGAAACGCCCGGCGCTTCACATGACGGCTATATCCTGGAGAATGGCAACGTCCTCGTTTCCGTGGACAATGAAGCCCGTGAGTTCAAAGCGGGCACCCAGGAGATTGTCTGGTCCTACAAATTGGACCCGGTGAACGCCGAACTCGGAACGGTCCTCCGCCTGGAGGATGGCCAAACCATGATCGTGGAGCGGGGGACTCGCCCGCGCATTCTGGAGCTCTCTCCAGAGGGCAAGACTACCCGTGAAGTGCCCCTGCAGCCGGAAGCCGATGATATCCACATGCAGACGCGCATGGCCCGCAAACTGCCCAATGGCAACTATCTCGTGCCCCATCTCCACGCCTTTAAGGTGAAGGAATACACACCGGCGGGCGAGGTCGTGCGCAGCATACCCACAGACCTGCCTGCTTTCGGCGGGCGGGAGGAGCATAGTTGGCCTTTCACGGCTATTCTGCTTCCGGATGGCAATATCCATGTCAACCTGACCCACGGAAATCGCGTGGCGGAGTTTGCGCCGGACAACAGCGTGGCCTGGTCCCTCGACAACGGCGATGTGGGCGGGCGACTCAGCGACCCCTGCGGCGCGCAGCGGCTCCCCAATGGAAACGCGGTCATCTGCAGCTATGCCCAACAGGATCCGGAGAAGCCCCGCATTTTCGAAGTAACGCGGGAGAAGAAGGTCGTCTGGGAATTCTTCCACCCGAAGGCGCGCGCCCATGAAGTACACATCGTGACCACCAACGGAGAGCGCGTCGCCCCGGTCATGCGCTGAAAAGAAAAAGCGCGCCGGATTCTTCCGCGTTTCCGGCGCGCCGTTCTTAAATTCGTATCAGGGCTTGGTCAAATCCCGGACCACGAGCGTGGGTTCGCCGGGGATGCGGGTCGCCTCAAACCCGAGTTTCTGGCAGACATGAAGCATACCGCGATTCTCGGGCAGCACGGAACCTGTAATTCGGTTCAGGCCCTCCTTGCGCCCGATGTTCACCAGGCGCTGGAGCAGTTCCGAACCGATGCCGTGACCCTGAATGTGGTCGCTCACCACGATCGCGAACTCGCCTTCGCCGTAACGGTGCTCCTTGACGATCCGGCCCACCGCGATAATCTCTTCCACCCCGGTGGATGGATTCTTCCAGACGCCGACGAGGGCAATCTGGCGATCATAGTCGATAAAGCAGAGGCGGGTCAGGCGCTCGTGACTGACGCGCTGGTCCAGCGAGATCAAACCAAGATAGCGGTAATAGACCGTATCGCTTGAGAGCGTCTTGTGGAAGGCGACCATGAGCGGTTCATCTTCGGGACGGATGGCGCGAATGTGAATTGTCTCGCCTTTCTTGCTCGTCCAATCTTCGGAATACTCCAGGGGATAGGGACGAATAGCGAGTTTGGGCAGCTTGTCCTCGGTGACGTCCAAGCCATGCAGCACGACCCGACCATCCAGCGCGATGAGGCCATCGGGCGAAACGAGCAGGGGATTGATGTCGATTTCGGCAATCCAGGGCTGTTCCACGACCAGCTTGGAGAAGCGGACAAGGAGGTGTTCCAGCGCCACCAAATCCACAGGCTTGCGGCCGCGCACACCCTTGAGCGCGGCGTAGATGCGGGTCTGTTCCATCATGCGCCGGGCGAGAGTGGTATTGAGAGGCGGCAGGCCCAGGGCGCTGTCCTTGAACACCTCCACCAATTGGCCGCCGGAGCCAAAGAGCAGTACGGGTCCGAACTGGGGATCGATACTGCTGCCGATGATTATTTCATAGCCCTCGTTCTGCACCATGGGCTGAACAACGACGCCCTCGAAGTGCTCGGCTCCCGCCTTTTCGGTGACCGACTTCAGAATGGTGTCGAAGGCCCCGGCCACGGATACCGCGGACTTCAGGTTCAACTGAACGCCGCCCACGTCCGTCTTGTGGGTGATGGTATTGGAGTACAGCTTGAGCACCACGGGATAGCCCATGGCATCGGCCGCAGCCACCGCCTCTTCCGAGGTGCGCGCGACTTCCGTCGGCACTACGGGAATACCATAGGCCGCGAGAATCTTCTTGGATTCATGCTCGGGGAGGATGGTCCTGCCGGCCTGGCGCGCATCCGTGATGAGTTTATCCACAAGACCGCGATCCGGCCCCTGGGCCGTTTCGTCCGGCGGCAGCATGGGCGTCTCGTAAAGACCGCGAATGTTGTAGTTATAGCGCCACATCAGGTTGAACACCTTCGTGGCGGTGTCGGGATAGTCGAAGCAGGGGATATCGTGACTGTTTAGAATGTCCCGTCCCGCCTGAACGCCGTCGCCGCCCATCCAGCTTGCCAATAGCGGCTTCTTGGAGGCCATTTTCACCTTGGCAAGTTCTTCCGCCGTCTTTGTGGGGTCGGTCATGGCCTGAGGGGTCAACACGACCAGCAGGCCATCGCTGTTGGGGTCCCGCGAGGCTATCTCAAGGGCTTTGGCATAACGATCCGGGCCGGCATCGCCGAGAATATCCACCGGGTTGCTGTGGCTCCAGGCCTGTGGCAACACGCCGTTCAATTGCGTGATCGTCTCTTCCGAAAGCTCGGCCAGCTCGCCGCCATCGCCGATCACGGCGTCCGTTGCGAGCACACCGGGACCACCGGCGTTGGTCAGAATGGTCAAACGGGGTCCACGGGGCCGCGGCTGCTTCTCCAGCACGTCGGCCATCTGGAAGAGGCTTGCTATGGTGTATACGCGCGATACCCCCGTCCGGCGGAATGCCGCCGAAAGTACGCCATCGCTGCCTGCGAGTGAGCCGGTGTGGGAGGC containing:
- a CDS encoding bifunctional acetate--CoA ligase family protein/GNAT family N-acetyltransferase; amino-acid sequence: MNIADAGKQGCLEAIFNPKTVAVIGATEQPGSVGRTMLWNLISSPFGGTVYAVNPKRHNVLGIKAYPNVTSIPEPVDLAILVTPASSIPEIVRECVACGVKGAIIISAGFKEVGEKGAALEAEVLAAAGNGRMRIIGPNCLGVMNPIKGMNATFASSIARPGSVGFISQSGALCTSILDWSYSVNVGFSAFISIGSMLDVDWGDLIYYLGDDPNTKSIVLYMESIGNARSFLSAAREVALSKPIIVIKAGQTQAAAQAAASHTGSLAGSDGVLSAAFRRTGVSRVYTIASLFQMADVLEKQPRPRGPRLTILTNAGGPGVLATDAVIGDGGELAELSEETITQLNGVLPQAWSHSNPVDILGDAGPDRYAKALEIASRDPNSDGLLVVLTPQAMTDPTKTAEELAKVKMASKKPLLASWMGGDGVQAGRDILNSHDIPCFDYPDTATKVFNLMWRYNYNIRGLYETPMLPPDETAQGPDRGLVDKLITDARQAGRTILPEHESKKILAAYGIPVVPTEVARTSEEAVAAADAMGYPVVLKLYSNTITHKTDVGGVQLNLKSAVSVAGAFDTILKSVTEKAGAEHFEGVVVQPMVQNEGYEIIIGSSIDPQFGPVLLFGSGGQLVEVFKDSALGLPPLNTTLARRMMEQTRIYAALKGVRGRKPVDLVALEHLLVRFSKLVVEQPWIAEIDINPLLVSPDGLIALDGRVVLHGLDVTEDKLPKLAIRPYPLEYSEDWTSKKGETIHIRAIRPEDEPLMVAFHKTLSSDTVYYRYLGLISLDQRVSHERLTRLCFIDYDRQIALVGVWKNPSTGVEEIIAVGRIVKEHRYGEGEFAIVVSDHIQGHGIGSELLQRLVNIGRKEGLNRITGSVLPENRGMLHVCQKLGFEATRIPGEPTLVVRDLTKP